Below is a genomic region from Carassius auratus strain Wakin unplaced genomic scaffold, ASM336829v1 scaf_tig00028853, whole genome shotgun sequence.
CAAAAAAGGCAAGAAATACTTTAATAAAGCATGATATATACAGctttacaggaataaatgatgTTGAAATGCCAAAGGATGACAGCAGCTGCTCTTTGTTACAGTTGTAATGTGACtgcaaaaatgttattatttaaacaaatttataGTTCAAATAATTTAAGctttgacaaaaacaaaacattttattaaaatgacaaacatcACATTTCAACCTAATAAATTActgttatgatatatatataacctgGTCTGAATGAatatgcagattcactctctgacagcaggtggcgcttatagaAAAGCAGAATACAGAGGTTCATCTGAATGCACTATTTCAGACATCATACGGATATAAGATAAAAAACATGCCATCGAATCTTTTCTCAAGTCAGTTCGCAAGaggttatttattcataaaaccaaacaaaaactcCTTGGATTTGCAAAAACGACATGATTGCTTATTTTGAAGTCAGAACAGCTTATGTAAGTGTATAATTGGAAACAAATTTGCAGGTATGAAACTAACCGGGTGACACTTGACATTTCCAGAGACGAGCGATGTCGCTGGGTGCAGCATATTCAAGCAAAGGCTGACACTGAAAAGTTGTGTGAAAAAAGCTAAAAATCACGTAAAGCAACCAATCCCCTTGCGCTACTTGAGTTTCTTCACCACTGGAAGCTGCTCTGATATTGACATGGTCCTACCTCTTGCCTGATCATaacccttttaatttttttttttatctgccatcTTTCGCTATCTATAGTCGATTGGCTAATATCCAGTGCCCTCTTCTCCCTATCATTATTAGAAACGCCCCTTAATGTTGATTGGCTGCGAGTTTGTTCTGGGACTCGGCCCGATTGtggtaaaaagcatttttataaaaatcgCTTTGTGCATCTTTAACCAAACCAGCTTGGTCAAAATTACCCAGCATGTATTCTGTCCAACATTTAACtagtgctgggttgccaaataACCCTAAAATGGTTTTTTtcacccagcattttttagattgTGACCAAGTTTATCGGCCagtttgtaattttacatttccaCCAGTTTGACCCATTCAGATAAAAAAATAGTAGGTTCTCTTTCCAAAAAAAGAGGCATTTTTACGGTTTACTTTTACCAAAGATAAAAGGCTATAAAAGGATTTTTACCCCCTACAGCAATTTTGGCTCCAAAAAGAGATCCTGTCAGTGAATAGatcttaaaagaacatttttaataatcatacttatcactataaagaacctttgtcCATTAGAAAAAAGATCCATgggtgttaaaggttctttacggAACCATTGATGCAAATCGAttgatttttaagagtgtatcaaTTGTGACAACCATTATGTCTGAGCCAGGGGGAGGGGAAAGGGGCGGAGCCAAACAAAACAACACCATTACCACAAActagagagggagagggagagagacacagCAGAGTGTTCCCTGTGTTCAGTGCTGATGGGTGGATGTTAAGGACATCTCTCTCTAAATCAATGTGTCACTCAAAGTGAACAGTTCACAGAGAGCAGTCGGAGGATCCTTTGGGCAGAGACTCCAGCAGGACATGCAGACACACGCTGACCACGGACAGAAACTAAACCGCACTTAAAGAACAGTTTGCAACAGGACACAAAATGAGGACTGTCACCCATCATCCTATGACAGGAGACACGCCGGGGACGGACAAGAAGAAAGAGGGACAGAAAGGACGGGTGGATCTGTGATGACTTTCACTTCAGGGACAACACCATCCAACCTTCCTGGAGAGAGATTGTAAGGATAaagcagagaaaaagagagaaagagccgGGAACATCAGCACACCATCCTGGTAAGAGCCGTTTGATTACAAATGTGATGGATTCAGATGAATCATGTTCTCTGGCTTTCACCTTCATACTAACAATTAGACTGGCAGATATATCATGCAATGAAAGGAtttcaaaatgcatatatttCCAGGATTTGCAGAATAGCTTTGTAGAAATGTGCATGATTAtccattatattttattcatttaaatttatttgtcaGAACtggaataaatcaaataaaagaagCCTGATTCCAGGTTTTCCGTAGCAGGGAAAACCCATGACttttaaagaacaattaaatgtattcattcagCTGTTGCTCAGATCAAAAGCaatttaattttgacatttgtattaaacattttagaaCTAAAGGTAACTACAACAAAATTAGATTTACTAAAGAGACTTTTAGAAAAAACTGTACACTATAAGCCAAGTCATGGGTCAGAtttccagggaatgcatgaactgatgaaATGTATGCCCCTTGAATGCAAGGTAAGTCGCTTTCTATAGAAGCAtttgtcaaatgcataaatgtaaatatataaatgcagaaaGATGCATAAAACTCTCATCAAAATGGTATACCTGGtacaaataaaagcataaatgagAAATGTTCAGCATGGCGATGTTGTAATGGTAGCATGCAGATGCAATCACACTTCACTTCATGCATTCAAGTACTTGAGGACTTGAGCTCAGGACAGAACATTTAGTTTCAACAAGAGCTTATGACATTCACTTATGAGATAATCACACACAAAATCAGACCAAAACATGGTTAGCACTTGCTGCATCTATATGGGGAAGTTCTTCTCACAGAACAATGAATGCAAATGATTTCCTGCTGAATTGTCTTTGGTACTTGTTTGTCATTcacccttaaaaataaaggttctttaggaATTCCTGGAGCTGGATTTGTGCCCAAAAGACACGCTCTCCGTCTTAAAGACTACATTCGCATCTCCTGAGTGAATAGCAGCACTCGCAGGTCAGAAAAAGAAAGTTACAGTTAATGCATACTGACTGATGACACAGACCCCGATGACATCAGCGGCTCAAGCTATGACATCATCACACTCGAGTTCAAATTCAAATCAGATTTGAAATCCAAGTCAGATTTTGAATTTGGAACAACGACGTAATGCAGCATTCTCATGCGTGACTCTATGGAAGTGATTCTGGCATTGCTCGTTACAGCAAAACAGATCCGTTTGCTGCTTTATGACACCAAAACGCTGTGTCTATATcacaaaactgaagaaaaaaaaagcacaacacaagtgcaagaatataataaaaataagcattcGAAAGTTGATGTTTCAGtcactttgatattttttttagttgGAATATGTTAATTCTGACATGATGTAAAGGgttaaatataatgcaaatatatatttttacactagggctgcacgattaattgcATGCGATTGTAAAGCCGGTTCTTTGATTAGCagtaaatatccatcacctgctttcaaatggagcgtaacttactacacagagccgtagttctcggacaagctacgcaatatcgcatcATAATCGCAGAGGAATCGATTCGTGGACCCCTATTTTACTCTTAATGTGTTAAAggtttataaaacaacaacaaccattaaTACATTGCAGAGATGCAATACAGGGTTAGAAAAATCCTAATAACCAACAGACAGTGAGCATGTTTCCTAAATCAACGCCAAAACAAATGCACAACAAAAACCCCTCTAATAAAGGTTTAACACGGTTAtgtaatttttaaagaatatatgaTTCATCatgcatgtttgtagcatgaggTTATGGATCCTTGCTGAGGGTCTTGTGCAATCTTGTTTATATTCTCCTTGATTGGAATACATTTTCCTTTGATGACTCAATGCTATGAATGTTTGTTGGTACATTCAGTCCAAAGCACAAGACACGTGATTCAGacgttaaaaataactaaatgagaAAACAGGAGTTCAGCATTAGATAGAAGTAGAAAGCAGTGTTAAACTACTGTCCCAACGACACTACAATCCCTGAAATGAGTGGAAAGGAGCTCCTCCTTACTAATGAACACAATAAAAACCATGACCGCTGAGTCTGTTGTTATGGGAGATGCTCTGTGCACACAACATCGTGTCATCGATTTTCCCATCTGTGAATTAGTGCATTCCTGTGCTGGGGTGTAGAGCGATGACTTAGTTATTTAATGACTGGAGAGATTAGGGAAACAAAATCTGACATGAATCACACATTAACATGCACTTATGTAGCAAAAACTTCTTATGAATGCTTTGTAAAGCCTTAGGATTTGATCTGGTGTTCATGTGTCCTTCATAAAGACTCTTCAAAACTCCTCAAATTTGACTTTTAATGCCagatattttgtgttttgtgcatcATAAGGGTTTCATCAGACTGATTCAAAACCAGTGAGTCTTGGGCTTTTGGGTCACGCTATCTACCATATGTAATTCTCTCTGCTTATCCGTTAATCGATGACGCAATAAACAGATATAAACTAAAACATTCGGAAACATTTACGTATATAGCAAAACTTGTgtatacagcaaaaacagtgtgTGGCCTAGTGGTTTAAGAAAGACTGGAATCAGAAGGGATTTAGCATCAATTCAAATGCAAATCAAATGCAAGGCGCAGTCCAAAAGCTGGCTAATTCTAATGTTTCAGAGTAATTCACTTACAAATGCTTTAACAGGGCAAAACAGACCGGTTCTTTGGAAAATCACCAAAGAACACAATACATGTTTCATTAGCTAATggctttacatttaatttaacaaaggGGCTCAAGTGACGAGGATCTTTTAGGGTCATTCAAACAGGATGGAAACTTGCATTACATCAGTTTTGCTTTTTAATTATCGTTCTACAGTATGAACACATGCATCTGCCTGCTGCATTGCTTCTGAATCAGGCGACTGCTTTAAGATTGCATGGCAAGTCCAGTTGATCCTAAAATCGCatcaaatgcataaaataaaatatgtccaAAAATATGGgttcagtaaggtttttttttttttacagaaatccaTGGGTCTATTAAGCAAAGatgagttaaaataataataatgctcaaAAACGGCATCTAAAATGTTGCAAAACATGAACAtgataaattgtgtttttttttttttgtatttaataaaataattctggAACATTTTGTCAGTTTACTCCAAAAATACTAAGCAgtacaactgtgttcaacatttataattaggaaagttttttgagcagcaaCTCGGCATAtaaagaataatttctgaagatcatgtgacactaaagcctggaggaatgatgctgaaaatacagctttgatcacaggaataaattacattttaaaatatattacaaaagaaataaattatttttaaatcgtaatactttttcaaataatttttttttaaagataaataaatgcattctcgGTGAGAAAGAATTagacttacaaataaataaaatatattatagaaaagTTATAAATTGAAGTTTATAAATCTTTTATCTTATCTTAGTGTTCAATTGATAGAGCACTGCACTattaagcgcaaggttgggggttcgattccccgggaacacatgatatgtaaaattgatagcctgaatgcactgtaagtcgctttggataaaagcgtctgctaaatgcattaatttaatttatttaaattttatttaattgaatttatctTTTCATGTTCCAGCACAAAGACGCATCTCAGACAGCCATGACCGTCATCACTTTGAAGCGCTTTCTTCTGGCCCTGCTGACCATCACCCTGTCCAGACCCGACTCTGCTTCGCTTGGGTTCGCCGAGGAGTTCGAAAGCAGAGACGACATACTCGAAAGCGAGTTCATGTTCGCCAGTCGTCCCAAACGCTCCGCCGACCCTCCCAGCGCCTCGGACCCTGACAAATGCTCCTACACCTTCATCGTTCCTCAGCGCAAAACCACGGGCGCCATCTGCGTGAACTCTAAAGAGCCGGAAGCCCTGCTGGAGAACCGCGTGAACAAGCAGGAGCTGGAGCTGCTGAACGGAGAGCTGCACAAGCAGCGGCGGCAGATCGAGACGCTTCAGCAGCTGGTGGAGGTGGACGGCGGCGTGGTCACCGAGGTCAAGCTGCTTCGCAAGGAGTCGCGCAACATGAACGCCCGGGTCACGCAGCTCTACATGCAGCTGCTGCACGAGATCATCCGCAAGAGAGACAATGCGCTCGAGGTTTCTCAGCTGGAGAACCGCGTGTTGAATCACACGTCAGAGATGCAGCAGTTAACCACACGTTACCGGGATCTAGAGCACAAATACCAGCACCTTGCATCGCTTGCGAGCAATCAAAGCGCGCTTATAGTACAGCTAGAAGAGCAATGCAGGAGAGGAGGCTTTGTTGGTGGAGGTTTTGGTGTTGGTGGAAGTGCAGCTGGTGTTGTACGACAAACTCGACCTTACCAGCCACCTGCAATCCTCCCGCAGCCTCCACAACATCGCCAACCACCTCCACCTCCGGTCCCACATTCCCCCGCCAGGCCTTTCCACCCACCGACCTACACCCGCCACAACAACCAGCTCACCAATGAAATCCAGAGCGACCAAAACATCAAAGCAATGCCACCGACTTTACCAACGGTGCCCCCTGAAACACACAGCTCCTCCACAGATAAACCCTCAGGTGAGTCCACTCCAAGATTAAAGTTTTGTCATAATCACTTaccccccatgtcgttccaagtTCGTCTTTGGAACATAATCTAAGATATTTTgtatgaaaaccgggaggcttgtgtctGTCCCATTAacctgccaagtaagttacactataaaggtccagaaaagtgtgaaagacatcatcagaacagtccatctgccatgagtggttcaaccgtaatcttatgaagcaacaagaacactttttgtaaactAATGATgacataataatgaaaataatgactatattcaacaatttgtctcctcgtCTCTTCTCACCTGGTCTCCTATAAGGTGGCTGCTAAgctaaaccagctaaaaccatctTAATCCAGACAAACAAACCATATAAGTTCTGGTTTAAGTGGGTTTTAATTAGTCTGTTGTGTGCTAAATTAATTGCCAATCAATCAGTATTCTGACTGTCATGCACAATTTGTGATGAAGTCACAAGGATTTATGCTCAAATGGACCCAAACTCCTCTTTGAAACCTTTTCCTTTTCCAAACATTGGAAGGATACTGTATGTTATGAATAATAGAGTTAAGTAAAGAAACATTAAAGAGCTGCCTACATTACTGAAAACATTTCCTTATAAAATCATGACGTAACTCTCCACAGTGTAGGGCCACACACAACAGGATCGGGGTGAGTAATGAGAAACATCTAAACATTACACAGCCAGCCATCTTCATTTTCTTGCACTGTTTTTACAAGGTCAATTGTATTTTGCACACAGAGTATGATAAATATGTATGGCTACGCCTAAATGGTTTGGTTACATCAGTGGTTCCAAAGAAACAGGCTAAAAGTTGAGCGACACAAGCCACACGTGGATTTCCCTGCCGCTGATCGCTCAGAGCTTGGTCTCCGTCCCATTACAACACAatcatttaacaacacattttctgAACTAAGAGTGCACATTATTCTTGGGAGGAAAACCCTCCAAGACATGAACCAATTTAAAGTCCTTAAATGGGGGATTCCAGAGACTTTTGCAGAGAAATCTTTGGTTTGATGGAAGGGGTCTGTTTAAGTGTTGTTTAATATTCTGCTATATGGGAATTTCTTTGTGGTAACTGATAACTGTTTGCCTCAGATGCTCAAATGTGGctgtataaatgaaatgcagtGTAGGAACATGAATAATGGGGTGATGCAGTTATTATGAATCAGTTCACACTTTTCTGAAATCTCTTTCACATGGTACAGTatattatggaagcttgtttctgccatcgGATGAAAAAAAAGCTAATTGTTACCTTTTAGATTCAAAGCTAGAACCCTGAGATATAAACTTTCAATTCTGCTGGAATTATGTTGCAATTGTTGCAATTAAGggggaaaaagtctgaattgtgagataaaaagttgcatttacctttattattgtttattccGTGATAGAAATAAACCCTGAATCTCCgaattcatagaaaaaaaaaatgtaaaatttatgagatataaactcagaatcgcagatttttttttttttttttttttaattgtgagataaaaagttgcaaataacttttacattttttattttgtggtaaaaaaaacaatttttatatcAGAATTACGAGATACAAACTTTTGCGAGATTTtgcgagaaaaagtcagaattgtgagataaaaactcgcaattaacttttttacattttcagcccAGCAGAAATAAGCAGTCATCTGTAAACCaatcttgtcatttttattttttttataacataccATTAAATCTCGCTAAGTTAAGTGCTTTGTTTTAACAGATTTATACgcactttactaataaaaatactGACTTGCTACTTTATTTATCAGTCTTAGTTACCACATGCAACAGATGAGTTGGCAGTATCTTATGGCGTTTACACCTGCAGGCATAaatcttaatgcaaaatataCATTACTATTTACTTTTGTTACTTTTGTTTGTTATGTCACTTTGGATAACAGCATCCGCtaattgcataaatgtaaaaatgttgtcatttaccagatgctttaaTCCAATATATTATACTAAAACATCTGAGAATGATAAAACTTCCCAAGTAAATCATTCTGGTGGATCTGGTCTGATGCTCAACTGTGGCACataaaaacttgttttattacagtattttttgtgcaaaagcttgctctgaaaagatttCCTTACGCATAAAAAAGAGCAGAAAAGAATGAATAATCATCTAAAAACTTGCACAGAATACAGAAGGTCCTTTCAGACAGAGATGACTGTGATTTCAGAGCAGACTGTGAAGCTTCGTCTGGAGCTCATAATGCTTGATTATTCAGCAGCAGACAGCGAGAAAACcactaaactgaactgaaatgtCAAAAGCAGCAATCATAGGGAACCAAGACGAATCAGAACAAAAACTGTGACGAATCAAATTCATCTGAGGAGATTCCATTGGATTTTTCTATTACCATTTGGGGGGGAAATCAACAAGCGTGACAAAAGCCGAAGGATAATTTGAGACAGAACTTCAATCAATGTTCTCTGAAAGCAGCAGACCT
It encodes:
- the LOC113079634 gene encoding angiopoietin-related protein 2-like; this encodes MTVITLKRFLLALLTITLSRPDSASLGFAEEFESRDDILESEFMFASRPKRSADPPSASDPDKCSYTFIVPQRKTTGAICVNSKEPEALLENRVNKQELELLNGELHKQRRQIETLQQLVEVDGGVVTEVKLLRKESRNMNARVTQLYMQLLHEIIRKRDNALEVSQLENRVLNHTSEMQQLTTRYRDLEHKYQHLASLASNQSALIVQLEEQCRRGGFVGGGFGVGGSAAGVVRQTRPYQPPAILPQPPQHRQPPPPPVPHSPARPFHPPTYTRHNNQLTNEIQSDQNIKAMPPTLPTVPPETHSSSTDKPSGPFKDCLQALEEGQAKSGMFLVKPENTNKLMQVWCDQRHDPGGWTVIQRRMDGSVNFFRNWETYKQGFGNIDGEYWLGLENIYWLTSQGNYKLLVTLEDWSGRKTFAEYASFRVEPEADFYRLRVGRYHGNAGDSLTWHNGKQFTTLDRDHDVYTGNCAHYQKGGWWYNACAHSNLNGVWYRGGHYRSRYQDGVYWAEFRGGSYSLKKVTMMIRPNPNTFH